The proteins below are encoded in one region of Sminthopsis crassicaudata isolate SCR6 chromosome 1, ASM4859323v1, whole genome shotgun sequence:
- the LOC141545867 gene encoding glyoxylate/hydroxypyruvate reductase B-like: MQDQRLPYVLISGFEGPYCVNEDHVADLKKQFNLVTMQEFLENKTHFSQEIQAIYLWGGKPVIDKELLQSLPALKIIVNSGAGLDHLDLNLIASFGVKLANTPHAVTNSTADMGMALLLASARRILEGNEIATSPDTKSFSINWMGQEVTGSTLGIIGMGNIGYKVAQRAKAFEMKILYHNRNRRKVEEEEAVGAHYCAKLDELLQQSDFVMLVLSLTPQTHKFIGKRELGLMKPTATLINIGRGQLVDQDALVEALQTGIIKAAGLDVTYPEPLPRSHPLLKLKNIILTPHIGSATHQSRRLMMENMVESLLAALSGLSIPNEVYLK; this comes from the exons ATGCAAGATCAAAGGCTACCTTATGTTTTGATAAGTGGTTTTGAAGGACCATATTGTGTGAATGAAGATCATGTAGCAGATCTCAAGAAACAATTTAATCTTGTCACCATGCAAGAATTTCttgaaaacaaaacacatttcagTCAAGAGATACAAGCTATATACCTATGGGGAGGGAAACCAGTTATTGACAAGGAGCTACTGCAGAGCCTGCCTGCCTTGAAGATTATTGTAAACTCAGGAGCAGGCCTGGATCATCTGGACCTGAACTTGATTGCCAGCTTTGGTGTGAAACTGGCCAATACTCCACATGCTGTTACTAACAGCACTGCAGATATGGGGATGGCCTTACTTTTGGCATCAGCTCGGAGAATattagaag GGAACGAGATAGCTACTTCACCAGACACTAAGTCCTTTTCTATTAATTGGATGGGACAAGAAGTGACAGGCTCTACTCTGGGAATCATAGGTATGGGCAACATTGGCTATAAGGTTGCTCAGCGAGCCAAAGCATTTGAAATGAAGATTCTTTATCACAATAGGAACCGCAG GAAGGTGGAAGAGGAAGAGGCAGTTGGAGCCCATTACTGTGCAAAGTTGGATGAGCTGCTGCAGCAATCAGACTTTGTAATGCTGGTTCTCTCTCTAACGCCCCAGACTCATAAATTTATTGGAAAGAGGGAACTAGGACTAATGAAACCCACTGCTACTCTTATAAACATTGGCAGAG GTCAATTAGTTGATCAAGATGCCCTAGTTGAAGCTCTTCAAACTGGGATTATCAAAGCAGCAGGACTGGATGTGACTTATCCTGAACCCCTGCCaag ATCTCATCCTTTGTTAAAGTTAAAGAATATTATCCTAACACCTCATATTGGAAGTGCAACTCATCAAAGTCGACgtctcatgatggaaaatatggTTGAAAGTCTTCTGGCTGCTCTCAGTGGTCTTTCTATTCCTAATGAAGTATATCTTAAATGA